In a genomic window of Gossypium arboreum isolate Shixiya-1 chromosome 7, ASM2569848v2, whole genome shotgun sequence:
- the LOC108484768 gene encoding protein RALF-like 27, with amino-acid sequence MGYFPLFILASLLLINNSVTKSAALAFPDSKPNTTKYDETIGEFIEDEEQVVLFGESEVKQRRLAAATPISYRGLQRQPVCNAYIYGNCIKPAGPDYRPCTTYNRCKRGVK; translated from the coding sequence ATGGGATATTTTCCATTGTTCATATTAGCTTCTTTGCTGTTAATCAACAACAGTGTGACCAAATCAGCAGCTTTAGCCTTTCCTGACAGCAAACCAAACACTACGAAATACGATGAAACAATTGGTGAATTCATCGAAGATGAAGAACAAGTGGTGTTGTTCGGTGAATCCGAGGTGAAACAAAGGAGACTTGCTGCAGCTACTCCTATATCTTATCGAGGGTTACAGCGTCAACCGGTTTGCAATGCGTATATTTATGGGAATTGTATAAAACCTGCAGGTCCTGATTATCGGCCTTGTACAACATATAATCGTTGCAAGAGGGgagtcaaatga